From Dreissena polymorpha isolate Duluth1 chromosome 15, UMN_Dpol_1.0, whole genome shotgun sequence, a single genomic window includes:
- the LOC127859281 gene encoding uncharacterized protein LOC127859281 isoform X1, giving the protein MKIPLMPLYKGNTIMGRPKRTIKKTKKMKESMEGGLKVKMKSNTKSAKKSIKMKLKKICKAQSDDEMEETPPSSPGYDPGEEDEDLSEPGTPEPSSSEHYGSSRGLGKPRRAYVSYSQEQLLSAIRAIKEDHLSIYKAAEMYGVPKSTLHDKASGKSNMLFQRKGPAPLLSYDDEKKLVDYLLQMSNLGYMFNIQELRNLASELAAEKGVVCEGQLLSPRWHKGFRTRWPILNEKVFGDFRTCERKMKAETPRRKTLEVFEIEEDGDQLQISTMADETDICLYNYYTELRVIMEKYDLMDRPGRIFCIDEVAIQYESGQPKARQIKSLKSSFPSRSETTVVSLIGCGNALGNAVPPFLVYPGNKLDQDLLKGKYPGVQAVNTENGLTDYSTMKHYLEKHFIEHAMMGMRSRTPPLLVLYDGSKSKISPDTIIWAKGHNIILFVLPPSSSNLKYPLEKGVFRNFKEHFIRETRIFREMYNVDAISKKAICKIVSEAYPIAMSCKNLVEMFGDLGIFPYKPSMVLCDELRTERYNRLKKYHSIKKRPPGMKDKGVQIFIRDDSQLKLIKAGKRRMILQEDTSVTDVDSTLTFLRGKKIQKMLEGNAGIRTRQDISDYSDTDEEYEENMVEYEMNVDNEIHTSNHTYQEVQQSEVQSSRGYHGNRSVPKTVHTNIDGSQYVTQSVTTDEGTFKIEDAHAYALQPQDGTSTSGTQTPVQNGSDNEDDETLEQTRVAVQALQDIANDFNYLTQTSSGPMQTTVQNVTLNSGRMIQVVVQGPADQMVSTEQVIEAVEQIEIDNSVESIIPISEGQIIEAVVEGEVIQNT; this is encoded by the exons ATGAAAATTCCTTTAATGCCACTATATAAA GGAAACACAATCATGGGAAGGCCGAAACGAACAATCAAGAAG acaaaaaaaatgaaagaaagcaTGGAAGGAGGGCTAAAAGTTAAGATGAAGTCCAACACAAAGAGCGCAAAGAAGTCCATAAAGATGAAGCTGAAGAAGATTTGCAAAGCACAATCAGACGATGAGATGGAAGAAACGCCGCCTTCCTCCCCAGGATATGATCCAGGGGAGGAAGATGAAGACCTGTCAGAGCCCGGAACTCCAGAACCGTCGTCCTCCGAACATTACGGGTCATCACGGGGCCTTGGGAAGCCGCGTCGAGCGTATGTGTCGTACAGCCAGGAACAGCTTCTGAGTGCCATACGTGCAATTAAGGAGGACCATCTGTCCATCTACAAGGCAGCTGAGATGTACGGTGTGCCTAAGTCAACGTTGCACGACAAG GCTAGTGGCAAATCAAACATGTTGTTCCAACGCAAAGGTCCAGCCCCACTACTCTCATACGATGATGAGAAAAAACTGGTAGACTACCTGCTGCAGATGTCAAACCTCGGCTACATGTTCAACATACAGGAACTGCGCAATCTTGCCTCCGAACTTGCAGCAGAGAAAGGAGTGGTGTGTGAAGGACAGCTCCTCTCACCACGCTGGCACAAAGGGTTCCGCACACGCTGgccaattttaaatgaaaaagtgtTTGGCGATTTTCGTACGTGCGAGCGCAAAATGAAGGCTGAGACGCCAAGAAGGAAGACTCTAGAAGTGTTTGAGATTGAAGAAGATGGTGACCAATTGCAGATTTCTACCATGGCTGATGAAACAGATATCTGCTTGTACAACTATTATACAGAACTGCGAGTGATCATGGAGAAATACGACCTGATGGACAGACCTGGGCGGATATTCTGTATAGACGAGGTCGCCATTCAGTATGAGTCCGGGCAACCAAAAGCCAGACAGATCAAGTCGCTGAAAAGTTCCTTTCCATCTCGGTCAGAAACGACTGTGGTGAGCTTGATTGGCTGCGGAAACGCCCTCGGAAATGCGGTGCCACCATTTCTGGTGTATCCAGGCAACAAACTGGATCAAGATTTGCTAAAGGGCAAATATCCCGGTGTGCAGGCAGTAAACACTGAGAATGGACTCACTGACTATTCGACCATGAAACATTATCTGGAGAAACATTTTATCGAACATGCGATGATGGGAATGCGAAGTCGAACACCCCCGTTGCTTGTGCTGTATGATGGCTCTAAATCAAAAATCAGTCCAGATACCATAATCTGGGCGAAAGGTCACAACATTATTCTATTTGTACTGCCGCCAAGCTCATCAAATCTGAAATACCCGCTCGAGAAAGGTGTGTTCCGAAACTTCAAAGAGCATTTCATTCGGGAGACCAGAATTTTCAGGGAGATGTACAATGTGGACGCAATCTCGAAGAAGGCGATTTGTAAAATAGTGTCCGAGGCGTACCCTATTGCAATGTCTTGTAAGAACCTTGTGGAGATGTTTGGAGACCTGGGAATATTCCCCTACAAGCCATCAATGGTGCTATGTGATGAGTTGAGAACTGAACGATACAATAGACTGAAGAAATACCACTCCATCAAGAAGAGGCCTCCAGGCATGAAAGACAAGGGTGTGCAG ATATTCATTCGAGATGACAGCCAGTTGAAGCTGATCAAGGCAGGCAAGCGGCGCATGATCCTTCAGGAGGACACTTCGGTGACCGACGTGGACTCCACGCTAACCTTCCTCCGCGGCAAAAAGATACAGAAGATGCTGGAAGGGAACGCTGGGATACGCACACGACAAGACATCTCGGATTATTCTGACACTGACG AGGAGTATGAGGAGAACATGGTTGAGTACGAGATGAACGTTGACAATGAAATCCACACGTCCAACCACACTTATCAGGAGGTGCAGCAG TCGGAGGTCCAGAGTTCAAGAGGGTACCATGGTAACAGGTCTGTACCTAAGACAGTTCACACCAACATAGACGGCAGCCAGTATGTGACCCAGAGTGTTACAACGGACGAAGGAA CTTTTAAAATCGAAGATGCCCACGCATATGCTCTGCAACCACAGG ATGGAACATCAACAAGCGGCACTCAGACGCCTGTGCAGAATGGCTCTGACAACGAGGATGACGAGACACTGGAACAGACCCGCGTTGCAGTCCAGGCCCTGCAAGACATCGCAAACGACTTCAACTATCTCACCCAAACGTCATCGGGTCCGATGCAGACCACCGTTCAGAATGTGACTCTCAACTCGGGCCGCATGATCCAGGTTGTCGTTCAGGGTCCGGCGGACCAGATGGTGTCCACGGAGCAGGTCATAGAGGCAGTAGAGCAGATTGAAATTGACAACTCGGTGGAGTCGATCATCCCCATCTCAGAGGGGCAAATCATAGAGGCAGTGGTGGAGGGGGAGGTCATACAGAACACGTGA
- the LOC127859281 gene encoding uncharacterized protein LOC127859281 isoform X2 yields the protein MGRPKRTIKKTKKMKESMEGGLKVKMKSNTKSAKKSIKMKLKKICKAQSDDEMEETPPSSPGYDPGEEDEDLSEPGTPEPSSSEHYGSSRGLGKPRRAYVSYSQEQLLSAIRAIKEDHLSIYKAAEMYGVPKSTLHDKASGKSNMLFQRKGPAPLLSYDDEKKLVDYLLQMSNLGYMFNIQELRNLASELAAEKGVVCEGQLLSPRWHKGFRTRWPILNEKVFGDFRTCERKMKAETPRRKTLEVFEIEEDGDQLQISTMADETDICLYNYYTELRVIMEKYDLMDRPGRIFCIDEVAIQYESGQPKARQIKSLKSSFPSRSETTVVSLIGCGNALGNAVPPFLVYPGNKLDQDLLKGKYPGVQAVNTENGLTDYSTMKHYLEKHFIEHAMMGMRSRTPPLLVLYDGSKSKISPDTIIWAKGHNIILFVLPPSSSNLKYPLEKGVFRNFKEHFIRETRIFREMYNVDAISKKAICKIVSEAYPIAMSCKNLVEMFGDLGIFPYKPSMVLCDELRTERYNRLKKYHSIKKRPPGMKDKGVQIFIRDDSQLKLIKAGKRRMILQEDTSVTDVDSTLTFLRGKKIQKMLEGNAGIRTRQDISDYSDTDEEYEENMVEYEMNVDNEIHTSNHTYQEVQQSEVQSSRGYHGNRSVPKTVHTNIDGSQYVTQSVTTDEGTFKIEDAHAYALQPQDGTSTSGTQTPVQNGSDNEDDETLEQTRVAVQALQDIANDFNYLTQTSSGPMQTTVQNVTLNSGRMIQVVVQGPADQMVSTEQVIEAVEQIEIDNSVESIIPISEGQIIEAVVEGEVIQNT from the exons ATGGGAAGGCCGAAACGAACAATCAAGAAG acaaaaaaaatgaaagaaagcaTGGAAGGAGGGCTAAAAGTTAAGATGAAGTCCAACACAAAGAGCGCAAAGAAGTCCATAAAGATGAAGCTGAAGAAGATTTGCAAAGCACAATCAGACGATGAGATGGAAGAAACGCCGCCTTCCTCCCCAGGATATGATCCAGGGGAGGAAGATGAAGACCTGTCAGAGCCCGGAACTCCAGAACCGTCGTCCTCCGAACATTACGGGTCATCACGGGGCCTTGGGAAGCCGCGTCGAGCGTATGTGTCGTACAGCCAGGAACAGCTTCTGAGTGCCATACGTGCAATTAAGGAGGACCATCTGTCCATCTACAAGGCAGCTGAGATGTACGGTGTGCCTAAGTCAACGTTGCACGACAAG GCTAGTGGCAAATCAAACATGTTGTTCCAACGCAAAGGTCCAGCCCCACTACTCTCATACGATGATGAGAAAAAACTGGTAGACTACCTGCTGCAGATGTCAAACCTCGGCTACATGTTCAACATACAGGAACTGCGCAATCTTGCCTCCGAACTTGCAGCAGAGAAAGGAGTGGTGTGTGAAGGACAGCTCCTCTCACCACGCTGGCACAAAGGGTTCCGCACACGCTGgccaattttaaatgaaaaagtgtTTGGCGATTTTCGTACGTGCGAGCGCAAAATGAAGGCTGAGACGCCAAGAAGGAAGACTCTAGAAGTGTTTGAGATTGAAGAAGATGGTGACCAATTGCAGATTTCTACCATGGCTGATGAAACAGATATCTGCTTGTACAACTATTATACAGAACTGCGAGTGATCATGGAGAAATACGACCTGATGGACAGACCTGGGCGGATATTCTGTATAGACGAGGTCGCCATTCAGTATGAGTCCGGGCAACCAAAAGCCAGACAGATCAAGTCGCTGAAAAGTTCCTTTCCATCTCGGTCAGAAACGACTGTGGTGAGCTTGATTGGCTGCGGAAACGCCCTCGGAAATGCGGTGCCACCATTTCTGGTGTATCCAGGCAACAAACTGGATCAAGATTTGCTAAAGGGCAAATATCCCGGTGTGCAGGCAGTAAACACTGAGAATGGACTCACTGACTATTCGACCATGAAACATTATCTGGAGAAACATTTTATCGAACATGCGATGATGGGAATGCGAAGTCGAACACCCCCGTTGCTTGTGCTGTATGATGGCTCTAAATCAAAAATCAGTCCAGATACCATAATCTGGGCGAAAGGTCACAACATTATTCTATTTGTACTGCCGCCAAGCTCATCAAATCTGAAATACCCGCTCGAGAAAGGTGTGTTCCGAAACTTCAAAGAGCATTTCATTCGGGAGACCAGAATTTTCAGGGAGATGTACAATGTGGACGCAATCTCGAAGAAGGCGATTTGTAAAATAGTGTCCGAGGCGTACCCTATTGCAATGTCTTGTAAGAACCTTGTGGAGATGTTTGGAGACCTGGGAATATTCCCCTACAAGCCATCAATGGTGCTATGTGATGAGTTGAGAACTGAACGATACAATAGACTGAAGAAATACCACTCCATCAAGAAGAGGCCTCCAGGCATGAAAGACAAGGGTGTGCAG ATATTCATTCGAGATGACAGCCAGTTGAAGCTGATCAAGGCAGGCAAGCGGCGCATGATCCTTCAGGAGGACACTTCGGTGACCGACGTGGACTCCACGCTAACCTTCCTCCGCGGCAAAAAGATACAGAAGATGCTGGAAGGGAACGCTGGGATACGCACACGACAAGACATCTCGGATTATTCTGACACTGACG AGGAGTATGAGGAGAACATGGTTGAGTACGAGATGAACGTTGACAATGAAATCCACACGTCCAACCACACTTATCAGGAGGTGCAGCAG TCGGAGGTCCAGAGTTCAAGAGGGTACCATGGTAACAGGTCTGTACCTAAGACAGTTCACACCAACATAGACGGCAGCCAGTATGTGACCCAGAGTGTTACAACGGACGAAGGAA CTTTTAAAATCGAAGATGCCCACGCATATGCTCTGCAACCACAGG ATGGAACATCAACAAGCGGCACTCAGACGCCTGTGCAGAATGGCTCTGACAACGAGGATGACGAGACACTGGAACAGACCCGCGTTGCAGTCCAGGCCCTGCAAGACATCGCAAACGACTTCAACTATCTCACCCAAACGTCATCGGGTCCGATGCAGACCACCGTTCAGAATGTGACTCTCAACTCGGGCCGCATGATCCAGGTTGTCGTTCAGGGTCCGGCGGACCAGATGGTGTCCACGGAGCAGGTCATAGAGGCAGTAGAGCAGATTGAAATTGACAACTCGGTGGAGTCGATCATCCCCATCTCAGAGGGGCAAATCATAGAGGCAGTGGTGGAGGGGGAGGTCATACAGAACACGTGA